The Argopecten irradians isolate NY chromosome 6, Ai_NY, whole genome shotgun sequence genome has a window encoding:
- the LOC138326208 gene encoding uncharacterized protein yields MVLSVKDKRAIDDVYFNTENGGAYLSPGKVYQVLKAAGYSQLGLHKIRRYIQSLDSYSLQKPSRHRFRRARVEVSGPFEQYDADLADVSNLSSENDGIRFLLIVIDVFSRFLWVEPLRSKTGKEVLKAFDRIVKRGVIPKRLRSDGGSEFNNQWLKKWCKEHDVYYFTTKNVVKANYSERVIRTLKTILYRFFTKQRSYRYIDDLQDFVSSYNATPHRSLHNVAPKDVNDRNKADLFAYMYLRRPKQALKSSTKRSKTPYAFKIGSLVRISHIRKPFDRAYQQKWTSEIFKIRRRFLIQNIPQYQLEDFQNEKIDGNFYQAELQRVDKDQNTLWFIEQKLRKRKRQGQVEWLVKFDGWPSKYNQWIAQKDISEVQT; encoded by the coding sequence ATGGTGTTGAGCGTTAAAGATAAAAGAGCTATAGATGACGTATATTTTAATACCGAGAACGGAGGTGCTTATCTGAGCCCCGGAAAGGTTTACCAAGTACTAAAGGCAGCAGGTTACAGTCAATTAGGTCTTCATAAGATAAGACGATATATTCAAAGTTTAGATAGTTACAGTCTTCAGAAACCGTCGAGACATAGGTTCAGACGAGCGAGAGTGGAGGTATCAGGACCTTTCGAACAATATGACGCTGACTTAGCAGATGTAAGCAACCTATCCAGTGAAAACGATGGTATTCGTTTCCTGTTAATAGTCATCGATGTATTCAGTCGATTTCTTTGGGTGGAACCTTTGCGATCGAAAACTGGGAAGGAGGTATTAAAAGCCTTCGATAGAATCGTTAAAAGAGGAGTCATACCTAAGCGTCTGCGAAGTGATGGAGGAAGCGAGTTTAATAACCAGTGGTTAAAAAAATGGTGCAAAGAACACGACGTTTATTATTTCACGACCAAAAACGTCGTTAAAGCTAACTATTCTGAGCGCGTTATCCGCACCCTAAAGACCATATTGTATAGGTTTTTCACAAAACAgagatcctataggtacataGACGATCTACAGGACTTCGTTAGCAGTTACAACGCGACTCCTCACCGATCATTACATAATGTCGCTCCTAAAGACGTAAATGATCGTAACAAAGCTGATCTGTTTGCCTATATGTATCTTCGTCGACCAAAACAGGCATTAAAATCTTCGACAAAAAGATCTAAAACACCTTACGCATTCAAGATAGGCAGTCTAGTAAGAATCTCGCACATTAGGAAACCGTTTGATCGCGCATATCAACAAAAGTGGActtctgaaatatttaaaattagaaGGAGATTCTTAATACAGAACATCCCCCAATATCAATTAGAGGACTTTCAAAATGAGAAGATCGACGGCAACTTTTATCAAGCGGAATTGCAGAGAGTAGATAAAGACCAAAACACATTATGGTTTATCGAGCAAAAATTACGAAAACGTAAGCGACAAGGTCAGGTAGAGTggttagtgaaattcgatggTTGGCCCTCAAAGTATAACCAGTGGATTGCTCAGAAAGACATATCAGAGGTGCAAACGTGA
- the LOC138326209 gene encoding uncharacterized protein F54H12.2-like, translated as MAAINKDFFREAQPSELALFDLPPTQTAVENIYYQDVLPISQITNESSVEFVLSGQNGMELLDLQNTLLYAKVKIVKADGTNISLTEDVGPINLFLPSLFQQVDVSLNGKTVVSTTNYSPYKAYIQSLLRYGREAKNTQLGTQIWERDDEGDMDESSPRNGTNGALLKRAQCFQGSRVVDMVGPVCHDLFRMDRYLINQVNVGIKLYRSKPAFSLLSGDVAPDYRIAFDDIRLRVCKVKINPAVIYAQSKALESTNAKYPFTQTMIKQMTIPVGATNFTYDNMFQGMRPNQVVVGFVKSTGATGDYAENPWYFQGYDVTNIGLYIDGIPVGGNSLKPKYGTDPQTISILRSMLQSTGKWLDDSGSNIERDDIGLGYALYTFDLEPKFRGGQYLTLLKQGNVRLDVTFGTALTETVSCIIYAEYPGYFEVTEARDVILT; from the coding sequence ATGGCTGCGATAAACAAAGATTTCTTTAGAGAAGCACAGCCTTCAGAACTGGCTTTATTTGATTTACCTCCAACTCAGACGGCTGTAGAAAACATATACTATCAAGATGTGTTACCTATATCACAAATAACGAATGAATCATCGGTGGAGTTCGTGCTCAGCGGTCAAAATGGAATGGAATTATTAGACCTTCAGAATACTCTTCTCTATGCAAAAGTGAAGATCGTCAAAGCTGACGGAACCAACATCTCATTAACGGAAGACGTCGGACCCATCAACCTATTTTTACCATCATTGTTCCAGCAAGTAGACGTCTCTCTCAATGGAAAAACGGTCGTTTCTACTACTAATTATTCCCCTTACAAGGCATACATCCAGAGTCTCTTAAGGTATGGGAGAGAGGCTAAAAACACTCAATTAGGGACGCAGATATGGGAGCGTGATGATGAGGGAGATATGGATGAAAGTAGCCCTCGAAACGGAACCAATGGAGCTCTCCTCAAGAGAGCGCAATGCTTTCAGGGGTCTAGAGTCGTGGACATGGTCGGTCCGGTATGTCACGATCTGTTTAGAATGGATAGATATCTAATCAATCAGGTTAATGTCGGTATAAAGTTGTATCGATCGAAACCGGCATTCTCCCTTTTATCGGGAGATGTCGCACCCGATTATCGGATCGCTTTCGACGATATACGGTTACGCGTATGCAAAGTTAAGATCAACCCAGCCGTGATCTATGCCCAGAGTAAAGCATTAGAATCGACTAATGCCAAGTATCCATTTACTCAAACGATGATCAAACAGATGACTATACCAGTGGGAGCCACCAACTTTACTTATGATAACATGTTTCAAGGAATGAGACCTAACCAGGTCGTTGTGGGATTCGTTAAATCAACAGGTGCTACCGGTGATTATGCAGAAAATCCGTGGTACTTTCAAGGTTACGACGTCACGAACATAGGACTTTATATCGATGGTATACCGGTCGGTGGTAATTCATTAAAACCGAAATACGGCACGGATCCTCAGACTATATCCATCTTAAGAAGTATGCTACAGTCGACTGGTAAGTGGTTGGATGACTCCGGCTCTAACATCGAAAGAGATGACATTGGTCTAGGGTATGCCCTATACACGTTCGATCTCGAACCTAAATTCAGAGGAGGACAATATTTAACACTGCTTAAACAAGGAAACGTCAGATTGGATGTTACCTTCGGTACTGCGTTAACAGAAACGGTATCCTGCATCATTTACGCCGAGTACCCAGGTTATTTCGAAGTCACAGAGGCCAGAGACGTCATTCTAACATGA
- the LOC138324966 gene encoding uncharacterized protein isoform X1, with the protein MLYQPLNRLLRIYQKRLESAGSTLSILKKVYARTETRMADETNPPREPEGNTETQQKDDKTDENPPADQNQPYGETGELVYSRTESGTTDETNPSREPESSSETQQGEHRTDAETPEVPNQTPAELETTSDVSEENLKAITEFLKEPILCSLHGKQLSHLCEKCDRYICISCAIEGDHRGHRVCEMGDEGQIPAKRQKLNKRIEQSREPIVAKMQENMELIKKKKGNVTQTCNDLSLKVETRTKELHKLLESWRQKQQSKINSQKQQELQTQDETLKNIQRCLMILEYPMCIADIDGSKCEYVLKMLESAIEQPEDLPTEDVLITEIGSAEKCFGAVQVFGIETEARHDKAAKMKFCDSDHDITQISPVNAKMAFVVMEKRLYLVDFVQRSCKRHNPEPLMENVEYITPVTERGIYVQKTGSNVIQSVTTDGKIQYFASFTSSHRLALSDTGMVLSWQFEPKGILGVLSWNRESRLALYEFDNNGIKQDSNVTEQCKYEDPTSNIIHTANGIWALKTYN; encoded by the exons ATGCTTTATCAACCGTTAAATAGGTTATTACGTATTTACCAGAAGCGTTTGGAATCGGCGGGTTCTACTTTGAGTATTCTGAAAAAag TCTACGCAAGAACAGAAACTAGGATGGCAGACGAAACAAATCCCCCAAGAGAACCTGAAGGAAATACAGAGACGCAACAGAAAGATGATAAAACCGATGAAAACCCTCCGGCAGATCAAAATCAGCCATATGGAGAAACAGGAGAACTAG TCTACTCAAGAACAGAAAGTGGGACGACGGATGAAACAAACCCTTCAAGAGAACCCGAGAGTAGTTCAGAAACACAACAGGGTGAACATAGAACTGATGCAGAAACTCCGGAAGTTCCGAATCAAACACCAGCAGAATTAGAAACAACTTCTGATGTATCCGAGGAAAATTTGAAAGCTATTACAGAATTTTTGAAAGAACCTATATTGTGTTCTCTGCATGGAAAACAGTTATCTCATTTGTGTGAGAAATGTGACAGATACATCTGTATATCTTGTGCCATAGAGGGAGATCATAGGGGCCACAGGGTCTGTGAAATGGGTGATGAAGGCCAAATTCCTGCAAAACGACAAAAACTGAACAAACGAATTGAGCAGTCAAGAGAGCCAATAGTTGCCAAAATGCAAGAGAACATGGAACTGATCAAAAAGAAGAAAGGAAATGTCACGCAAACCTGCAATGATCTGTCCCTAAAAGTTGAAACAAGAACAAAGGAACTTCATAAATTGTTGGAATCTTGGAGACAAAAGCAGCAGTCGAAAATAAACTCACAAAAACAGCAGGAGCTGCAAACTCAGGATGAAACTCTCAAAAATATACAAAGGTGCCTCATGATTCTAGAATATCCGATGTGTATTGCTGATATAGATGGAAGTAAGTGCGAATATGTGCTAAAGATGCTTGAAAGTGCCATTGAACAACCTGAGGATTTACCAACTGAAGATGTCCTCATAACAGAAATTGGTTCTGCTGAGAAGTGCTTTGGTGCAGTTCAAGTGTTTGGGATCGAGACTGAAGCTAGGCATGATAAAGCAGCCAAGATGAAATTTTGCGATTCTGATCATGATATAACTCAAATATCACCAGTAAATGCTAAAATGGCCTTTGTGGTCATGGAAAAACGTTTGTACCTTGTCGATTTTGTCCAACGTAGTTGTAAAAGGCATAACCCTGAGCCGCTGATGGAAAATGTTGAATACATCACTCCCGTTACAGAGCGtggtatatatgtacaaaaaacTGGTAGTAACGTGATCCAAAGCGTCACAACTGATGGAAAGATACAATACTTCGCTTCGTTCACGTCATCACACAGGCTTGCCTTATCCGATACTGGCATGGTTCTGTCGTGGCAGTTCGAACCAAAAGGCATATTAGGTGTACTTAGCTGGAATCGTGAATCTAGGTTGGCACTCTATGAATTTGACAATAACGGTATAAAACAAGATTCCAACGTGacagaacaatgcaaatatgaaGATCCCACTTCCAATATAATACATACAGCTAACGGCATTTGGGCTTTGAAAACTTACAATTAG
- the LOC138324966 gene encoding uncharacterized protein isoform X2 translates to MADETNPPREPEGNTETQQKDDKTDENPPADQNQPYGETGELVYSRTESGTTDETNPSREPESSSETQQGEHRTDAETPEVPNQTPAELETTSDVSEENLKAITEFLKEPILCSLHGKQLSHLCEKCDRYICISCAIEGDHRGHRVCEMGDEGQIPAKRQKLNKRIEQSREPIVAKMQENMELIKKKKGNVTQTCNDLSLKVETRTKELHKLLESWRQKQQSKINSQKQQELQTQDETLKNIQRCLMILEYPMCIADIDGSKCEYVLKMLESAIEQPEDLPTEDVLITEIGSAEKCFGAVQVFGIETEARHDKAAKMKFCDSDHDITQISPVNAKMAFVVMEKRLYLVDFVQRSCKRHNPEPLMENVEYITPVTERGIYVQKTGSNVIQSVTTDGKIQYFASFTSSHRLALSDTGMVLSWQFEPKGILGVLSWNRESRLALYEFDNNGIKQDSNVTEQCKYEDPTSNIIHTANGIWALKTYN, encoded by the exons ATGGCAGACGAAACAAATCCCCCAAGAGAACCTGAAGGAAATACAGAGACGCAACAGAAAGATGATAAAACCGATGAAAACCCTCCGGCAGATCAAAATCAGCCATATGGAGAAACAGGAGAACTAG TCTACTCAAGAACAGAAAGTGGGACGACGGATGAAACAAACCCTTCAAGAGAACCCGAGAGTAGTTCAGAAACACAACAGGGTGAACATAGAACTGATGCAGAAACTCCGGAAGTTCCGAATCAAACACCAGCAGAATTAGAAACAACTTCTGATGTATCCGAGGAAAATTTGAAAGCTATTACAGAATTTTTGAAAGAACCTATATTGTGTTCTCTGCATGGAAAACAGTTATCTCATTTGTGTGAGAAATGTGACAGATACATCTGTATATCTTGTGCCATAGAGGGAGATCATAGGGGCCACAGGGTCTGTGAAATGGGTGATGAAGGCCAAATTCCTGCAAAACGACAAAAACTGAACAAACGAATTGAGCAGTCAAGAGAGCCAATAGTTGCCAAAATGCAAGAGAACATGGAACTGATCAAAAAGAAGAAAGGAAATGTCACGCAAACCTGCAATGATCTGTCCCTAAAAGTTGAAACAAGAACAAAGGAACTTCATAAATTGTTGGAATCTTGGAGACAAAAGCAGCAGTCGAAAATAAACTCACAAAAACAGCAGGAGCTGCAAACTCAGGATGAAACTCTCAAAAATATACAAAGGTGCCTCATGATTCTAGAATATCCGATGTGTATTGCTGATATAGATGGAAGTAAGTGCGAATATGTGCTAAAGATGCTTGAAAGTGCCATTGAACAACCTGAGGATTTACCAACTGAAGATGTCCTCATAACAGAAATTGGTTCTGCTGAGAAGTGCTTTGGTGCAGTTCAAGTGTTTGGGATCGAGACTGAAGCTAGGCATGATAAAGCAGCCAAGATGAAATTTTGCGATTCTGATCATGATATAACTCAAATATCACCAGTAAATGCTAAAATGGCCTTTGTGGTCATGGAAAAACGTTTGTACCTTGTCGATTTTGTCCAACGTAGTTGTAAAAGGCATAACCCTGAGCCGCTGATGGAAAATGTTGAATACATCACTCCCGTTACAGAGCGtggtatatatgtacaaaaaacTGGTAGTAACGTGATCCAAAGCGTCACAACTGATGGAAAGATACAATACTTCGCTTCGTTCACGTCATCACACAGGCTTGCCTTATCCGATACTGGCATGGTTCTGTCGTGGCAGTTCGAACCAAAAGGCATATTAGGTGTACTTAGCTGGAATCGTGAATCTAGGTTGGCACTCTATGAATTTGACAATAACGGTATAAAACAAGATTCCAACGTGacagaacaatgcaaatatgaaGATCCCACTTCCAATATAATACATACAGCTAACGGCATTTGGGCTTTGAAAACTTACAATTAG